Proteins found in one Amphiura filiformis chromosome 14, Afil_fr2py, whole genome shotgun sequence genomic segment:
- the LOC140168891 gene encoding uncharacterized protein produces the protein MNHQQAVGLFQRRGILARINHHHMKVFPADPHPPLFVQKPRSEDTLGLRYTTYVGDGDSSSFSRITQEQPYGPDVTTIKEECVGHIQKRMGCRLRKLVEKKKGVKLADGKTLDEKGRLHRKRVDLLQGFYGKALRTNKGNPEAASAETMAGLYHYAGDHSYCPTRNDTWCNFKKDEISGTNNSEPVDDPFTPAMVAVMKPIMMTYLMLTYYRIAVSV, from the exons ATGAACCATCAACAAGCAGTGGGTTTGTTCCAGAGAAGAGGAATACTAGCAAG AATCAACCACCATCACATGAAGGTGTTTCCAGCAGATCCACACCCACCACTATTCGTGCAGAAACCAAG ATCAGAAGACACTCTTGGACTGAGATACACAACTTATGTAGGGGATGGCGATTCTTCttcattttcaagaattacacAGGAGCAGCCATATGGGCCAGATGTTACAACCATTAAAGAGGAATGTGTCGGCCACATACAGAAGAGGATGGGATGCAGACTCAGAAAGCTTGTAGAGAAGAAAAAAG GAGTGAAACTTGCTGACGGGAAGACATTGGACGAGAAGGGTCGCCTCCACCGTAAAAGAGTAGATTTGCTGCAAGGATTTTATGGCAAGGCTTTGAGGACCAACAAAGGGAATCCTGAAGCAGCGTCAGCAGAAACAATGGCTGGCCTGTATCACTATGCTGGGGACCACAGTTACTGCCCGACAAGAAATGACACCTGGTGCAATTTTAAGAAAGATGAGATTAGTGGTACTAACAACTCTGAACCAGTGGATGATCCATTTACACCAGCCATGGTAGCAGTAATGAAGCCCATTATGAT GACCTATCTGATGTTGACTTACTATCGCATTGCAGTCAGTGTCTGA